A window from Mangifera indica cultivar Alphonso chromosome 2, CATAS_Mindica_2.1, whole genome shotgun sequence encodes these proteins:
- the LOC123203132 gene encoding putative disease resistance protein RGA3 — MAEAVVSGVMQQLISIIDQETQQGVKLVFCVHKEVKKLRSNLEAIEVVLVDAEDRQVKEKNVRLWPDRLKQASYDIEDVLDEWNYAILKQKVDGTFPKKKWEEWDHEITRIGEEEEEVIAIMSSLVFLRVHYCPKLKALPKQLVQSTRLEKNISFCPLLGYPRWRQ, encoded by the exons ATGGCTGAAGCAGTTGTTTCCGGTGTCATGCAGCAGTTGATTTCGATCATTGATCAAGAAACACAACAAGGGGTGAAACTGGTTTTTTGTGTCCACAAAGAAGTCAAAAAGCTTAGGAGCAATCTTGAAGCAATTGAAGTTGTGCTGGTTGATGCAGAGGATAGAcaagtgaaagagaaaaatgtaagaCTTTGGCCAGATCGGCTCAAACAAGCTTCCTACGACATTGAAGATGTGTTGGATGAGTGGAACTACGCTATTCTAAAACAAAAAGTAGATGGTACCTTTCCTAAGAAGAAG TGGGAAGAGTGGGATCACGAGATTACTAgaattggagaagaagaagaagaagttatTGCAATCATGTCATCTCTGGTTTTCTTGAGAGTTCACTACTGCCCCAAATTGAAGGCACTACCAAAACAACTTGTTCAAAGTACAAgattggaaaaaaatatttctttttgtcCTCTGCTAGGCTATCCTAGATGGCGTCAATAA
- the LOC123202981 gene encoding uncharacterized protein LOC123202981 isoform X3 has translation MLLLGLRLLHLFPSSDNILVELMNIQVATLWNGATTVSATKFFASMVGTPVFVTGENKMYTSMESRETQGVCVAAYKTHEFSTFSIETSGCKKLSGKAVRHAGQLLKAYMSAVFCAIGREK, from the exons ATGCTCTTGTTGGGGCTCAGATTGCTGCATCTCTTTCCCAGCTCAGACAACATTTTAGTTGAG CTGATGAATATTCAGGTGGCTACCCTGTGGAATGGTGCAACCACGGTTTCTGCAACCAAATTTTTTGCTTCTATG GTTGGCACCCCAGTGTTTGTTACCGGGGAAAACAAGATGTATACCAGCATGGAGAGCAGA GAAACTCAGGGAGTTTGTGTTGCTGCTTACAAGACTCATGAGTTCTCAACTTTTTCCATTGAAACTAGTGGCTGCAAG AAGCTGAGTGGGAAAGCAGTTCGACATGCTGGGCAACTGTTGAAGGCATATATGag TGCAGTGTTTTGCGCTATTGGAAGAGAGAAGTGA
- the LOC123202981 gene encoding uncharacterized protein LOC123202981 isoform X2 has product MLLLGLRLLHLFPSSDNILVELMNIQVATLWNGATTVSATKFFASMVGTPVFVTGENKMYTSMESRETQGVCVAAYKTHEFSTFSIETSGCKKKKLSGKAVRHAGQLLKAYMSAVFCAIGREK; this is encoded by the exons ATGCTCTTGTTGGGGCTCAGATTGCTGCATCTCTTTCCCAGCTCAGACAACATTTTAGTTGAG CTGATGAATATTCAGGTGGCTACCCTGTGGAATGGTGCAACCACGGTTTCTGCAACCAAATTTTTTGCTTCTATG GTTGGCACCCCAGTGTTTGTTACCGGGGAAAACAAGATGTATACCAGCATGGAGAGCAGA GAAACTCAGGGAGTTTGTGTTGCTGCTTACAAGACTCATGAGTTCTCAACTTTTTCCATTGAAACTAGTGGCTGCAAG AAAAAGAAGCTGAGTGGGAAAGCAGTTCGACATGCTGGGCAACTGTTGAAGGCATATATGag TGCAGTGTTTTGCGCTATTGGAAGAGAGAAGTGA
- the LOC123202981 gene encoding uncharacterized protein LOC123202981 isoform X5 has translation MLLLGLRLLHLFPSSDNILVELMNIQVATLWNGATTVSATKFFASMVGTPVFVTGENKMYTSMESRETQGVCVAAYKTHEFSTFSIETSGCKVHIQ, from the exons ATGCTCTTGTTGGGGCTCAGATTGCTGCATCTCTTTCCCAGCTCAGACAACATTTTAGTTGAG CTGATGAATATTCAGGTGGCTACCCTGTGGAATGGTGCAACCACGGTTTCTGCAACCAAATTTTTTGCTTCTATG GTTGGCACCCCAGTGTTTGTTACCGGGGAAAACAAGATGTATACCAGCATGGAGAGCAGA GAAACTCAGGGAGTTTGTGTTGCTGCTTACAAGACTCATGAGTTCTCAACTTTTTCCATTGAAACTAGTGGCTGCAAG GTTCATATTCAATGA
- the LOC123202981 gene encoding uncharacterized protein LOC123202981 isoform X4 has translation MLLLGLRLLHLFPSSDNILVELMNIQVATLWNGATTVSATKFFASMVGTPVFVTGENKMYTSMESRETQGVCVAAYKTHEFSTFSIETSGCKRGFSKNVSMH, from the exons ATGCTCTTGTTGGGGCTCAGATTGCTGCATCTCTTTCCCAGCTCAGACAACATTTTAGTTGAG CTGATGAATATTCAGGTGGCTACCCTGTGGAATGGTGCAACCACGGTTTCTGCAACCAAATTTTTTGCTTCTATG GTTGGCACCCCAGTGTTTGTTACCGGGGAAAACAAGATGTATACCAGCATGGAGAGCAGA GAAACTCAGGGAGTTTGTGTTGCTGCTTACAAGACTCATGAGTTCTCAACTTTTTCCATTGAAACTAGTGGCTGCAAG AGAGGTTTCTCCAAGAATGTGTCTATGCATTAG